From a region of the Rhipicephalus microplus isolate Deutch F79 chromosome X, USDA_Rmic, whole genome shotgun sequence genome:
- the LOC119177314 gene encoding uncharacterized protein LOC119177314, protein MLSSEQEAALLLALLASSSLAMHKEEEKTSLKQRRRQLRWWVRPALQERANLGQANKLLPLLRDRDVEFYRQYIRMPPRTFDTLLHLVKHHIEKKDTNFRKAISPEHRLAQTLRFLAAGKTLRCSSFNFLNGRSTACYIVSTVCQVLWDVLGPIYVARPSSAGEWLQIAKEFEESWNMPHCVGAIDGKHTKSGSEDYNYKHFFSKSMLAVSDACYRFIYVEIGHHGSNSDGGVFSESQLPHIIFSKNEGFPPDAPLGNIGRIPFYLVGDEAFPLKTYLMRPYPRKVKLPL, encoded by the exons ATGCTGTCAAGTGAGCAAGAAGCAGCACTGCTGCTAGCTCTTCTGGCAAGCAGCAGCCTTGCAATGcataaagaagaggaaaaaacGTCGCTGAAGCAACGACGACGCCAGTTACGTTGGTGGGTCCGGCCTGCTTTGCAGGAACGCGCCAACCTTGGTCAGGCCAACAAACTGCTACCTCTTCTACGAGATCGAGACGTGGAGTTTTACCGACA GTACATCAGGATGCCTCCACGTACTTTTGACACGCTGTTGCACCTTGTGAAACATCATATTGAAAAAAAGGACACCAACTTCCGGAAGGCAATCAGTCCCGAGCACCGACTTGCACAAACTTTGAG aTTCTTGGCTGCAGGTAAAACACTTCGTTGCTCATCTTTCAACTTTTTAAATGGTCGTTCGACAGCGTGCTATATTGTGTCGACAGTGTGCCAGGTGCTCTGGGATGTACTTGGTCCTATATACGTTGCCCGTCCATCAAGTGCAGGCGAGTGGCTACAG ATTGCAAAAGAGTTTGAGGAAAGTTGGAACATGCCCCACTGTGTGGGTGCAATTGATGGAAAACACACCAAATCGGGAAGTGAGGACTATAACTACAAACACTTCTTCAGTAAATCGATGCTTGCTGTCAGCGACGCCTGCTACAG GTTCATTTATGTGGAGATTGGGCACCATGGGAGCAATTCAGATGGTGGAGTATTCAGCGAAAGCCAACTGCCTCATATTATCTTTTCGAAGAATGAAGGATTTCCCCCTGATGCACCACTGGGGAACATTGGCCGCATTCCTTTCTACCTGGTCGGAGATGAAGCGTTTCCTTTGAAGACATACttgatgcggccgtatcctcggaaAGTCAAGTTGCCCCTTTGA